A genome region from Arachidicoccus soli includes the following:
- a CDS encoding Crp/Fnr family transcriptional regulator produces MNEKIREIIDNITPFTEEEYKLIEPYFKMITLKKNEILLDEGQICNTFFIVESGLLRNYYNNNGLDVNFSFTMENHFTTNFEAYVNREPSKIIIQAMEKSTVWEVNTHAYPKVPGSSSAFSTFIRRLALRTLMVNEEHHNMMRMHAPADRYQYILDKKPELIQKIPLGHLASYLGITRETLSRIRNNKY; encoded by the coding sequence ATGAATGAAAAGATTAGAGAAATTATAGATAATATAACGCCGTTTACAGAAGAAGAATATAAGCTTATTGAACCATATTTTAAAATGATAACATTAAAGAAAAATGAGATTCTTTTAGATGAAGGGCAAATCTGTAATACTTTTTTTATAGTAGAATCGGGGTTGTTGCGCAACTATTATAATAATAATGGGCTGGATGTAAACTTCAGTTTCACGATGGAAAATCACTTCACCACAAATTTTGAAGCATATGTAAACCGGGAGCCATCTAAGATTATCATTCAGGCCATGGAAAAATCGACCGTTTGGGAAGTAAATACCCACGCATATCCTAAAGTGCCCGGTTCTTCTTCCGCTTTTTCTACCTTTATAAGAAGGTTGGCTTTACGTACGCTGATGGTTAATGAAGAACACCACAATATGATGCGGATGCATGCTCCTGCTGACCGGTATCAATATATTCTTGACAAGAAACCTGAGCTTATCCAAAAAATTCCACTGGGTCATTTAGCTTCTTATCTGGGCATTACAAGAGAGACACTTAGTAGGATTCGCAACAATAAATATTAA
- a CDS encoding beta-N-acetylhexosaminidase: protein MKRAYIFCLLTFFITKQIFAQTPYPIIPLPVQSIQQEGQFLLNNRTGICAEDKNFKPLVKFFNSELKKYIGFTLVKRKKNKLNTIILRQVYTQLANPEAYSLIIEKDRIVISANCERGIFYGIMSLMQLVREAPVKKHRVSINCGEVYDKPKNTWRGLMLDESRHFFGKKAVEKLLDWMAFYKLNTFHWHLTDGSAWRLQILQYPNLTSIGAIGNKFDSTAPAKFYTQKDIQEVVAYAKARFITVIPEIDMPGHATASNRAYPEFSGGGEGKFANFTFNPGKEGTYRYLTNILRETATLFPSKMVHIGGDEVSFGSGSWGKDTLVQSLMKRENLSNLKMVETYFIQRMADSALKFNRKVLAWDEVADDSLAKDSTIILWWRQDQSQQLLKALNKGYKVVLCPRIPLYFDFVQDKSHQKGRTWNGAFSSLEEVYKFSPMNYVKNKTQLLQVLGMQANLWTETVITEKRLDFMLFPRIAALAEAAWSEPSTKKYQDFLLRLQKQFPLYKQAAIYFYNPLNPSETPEVVQ, encoded by the coding sequence ATGAAACGTGCATATATTTTCTGTTTGCTAACTTTTTTTATAACTAAGCAAATATTTGCGCAAACACCTTATCCTATTATTCCTTTACCTGTCCAATCAATTCAACAGGAAGGTCAGTTTCTACTTAATAATCGAACGGGCATTTGTGCAGAGGATAAGAATTTTAAACCGCTTGTTAAATTTTTTAATAGTGAACTAAAGAAGTACATTGGGTTCACTTTGGTCAAGCGGAAAAAGAACAAACTCAATACTATTATTTTAAGACAGGTATATACGCAGTTGGCCAATCCAGAGGCTTATTCACTTATTATAGAAAAGGATAGAATTGTCATTAGTGCTAATTGTGAACGAGGAATATTTTACGGTATTATGTCGCTGATGCAATTGGTGCGAGAAGCTCCTGTTAAGAAACATAGGGTGTCAATCAATTGCGGAGAGGTTTATGATAAGCCTAAAAATACTTGGCGCGGTTTGATGTTGGATGAATCCCGTCATTTTTTTGGGAAAAAAGCTGTTGAAAAATTATTGGATTGGATGGCATTTTATAAGTTGAATACATTTCATTGGCATTTAACTGATGGCTCAGCATGGAGATTACAGATACTACAATACCCCAATCTAACAAGTATTGGAGCTATCGGGAATAAATTTGATTCTACAGCACCCGCTAAATTTTATACGCAAAAGGATATTCAGGAAGTAGTTGCTTATGCCAAAGCACGATTTATTACAGTGATTCCTGAAATAGATATGCCGGGTCATGCAACAGCTTCAAACAGAGCTTATCCTGAATTTAGTGGAGGAGGAGAGGGTAAATTTGCCAACTTTACTTTCAATCCGGGTAAGGAAGGTACTTATCGGTATTTGACAAATATACTACGTGAAACTGCCACTTTATTTCCATCCAAAATGGTACATATAGGTGGGGACGAAGTATCTTTTGGTAGTGGAAGTTGGGGAAAAGATACACTTGTACAAAGTTTAATGAAACGAGAAAATTTGTCCAATCTGAAAATGGTTGAAACTTATTTTATTCAGCGAATGGCTGATTCTGCTCTAAAGTTTAATAGAAAGGTTTTGGCTTGGGATGAAGTTGCTGATGATTCTTTAGCCAAAGACAGTACTATTATTCTTTGGTGGAGGCAAGACCAGTCTCAGCAACTACTTAAGGCGCTTAATAAGGGTTATAAGGTTGTACTCTGTCCTAGAATTCCGTTATATTTTGATTTTGTTCAAGATAAATCTCATCAAAAAGGTCGTACATGGAATGGCGCTTTTTCTTCCTTAGAGGAAGTATATAAATTCTCCCCTATGAACTATGTAAAGAATAAGACTCAGTTATTACAAGTTCTGGGCATGCAGGCCAATTTATGGACTGAAACCGTAATTACGGAAAAGCGCCTTGATTTTATGTTATTTCCTCGCATTGCTGCCCTGGCAGAAGCAGCCTGGAGTGAGCCTTCTACAAAAAAATATCAAGACTTTCTTCTTCGTTTACAAAAACAATTCCCTCTATATAAGCAAGCAGCTATTTATTTTTACAATCCATTAAACCCCTCAGAGACTCCAGAAGTAGTTCAATAA
- a CDS encoding lipid II:glycine glycyltransferase FemX: MICQLDKKRIEDLETTNILTQTPFWGRIKRNQGLLPLGFEMTVSEDLLYEEADARLKTEDDLLVFTKYIDKNTCYAYVPYGPKLEPSFENQGLFLEHLSEVIKPHLPQQCMFIRYDLMWENQWSREEQYFDDSGNWMGAPDSKTQEFRLNFKTTNWCLKKSVGDILPKNTIFLDLNLTERELFRNMRYNTRYNVQKGFKNGISIKEYGLEYISEWYKLYADTAIRHGMALQNEEFFSNIFTNQDNNKKGVTVKLLMAERNGEFLSSMFLLLSKKRGTYLYGASTSLKNNLMASYALQWESIRISKQWECTEYDMFGTAPNLKKNHPLHGVHIYKKGFGGNLYHRMGCWDYPYNKQFYEAYRLQELKN; this comes from the coding sequence ATGATTTGCCAGCTTGATAAAAAGAGGATAGAAGATCTCGAGACAACAAATATTTTAACACAAACGCCTTTCTGGGGTCGCATTAAAAGGAATCAAGGATTATTACCATTGGGGTTTGAAATGACTGTTTCAGAAGACTTATTATATGAGGAGGCAGATGCCAGATTAAAAACCGAAGATGATTTATTAGTTTTCACAAAATATATTGATAAGAATACCTGCTATGCCTATGTCCCTTATGGGCCCAAACTAGAACCTTCATTTGAGAATCAAGGCTTGTTTCTGGAACATTTATCGGAAGTCATAAAACCTCACCTGCCACAACAATGCATGTTTATAAGATATGATCTGATGTGGGAAAATCAATGGTCGAGGGAAGAACAGTATTTTGATGATTCAGGCAATTGGATGGGCGCTCCTGATAGCAAGACACAGGAATTCAGGCTCAACTTTAAAACAACTAACTGGTGCTTAAAAAAGAGTGTCGGCGATATACTCCCTAAGAATACCATTTTTTTGGATTTAAATTTAACGGAACGAGAGTTGTTTCGGAATATGCGATACAACACTAGATATAATGTTCAGAAAGGCTTTAAAAATGGAATCAGCATAAAAGAATATGGCCTTGAATATATAAGCGAATGGTATAAATTATATGCCGATACAGCCATAAGGCATGGCATGGCATTGCAAAACGAAGAATTTTTTTCCAATATTTTCACGAACCAAGACAATAATAAAAAAGGAGTAACCGTAAAATTATTAATGGCTGAGCGTAATGGGGAATTTCTATCTTCTATGTTCTTATTATTATCAAAGAAACGTGGCACCTATTTATATGGTGCTTCTACCTCTCTAAAAAATAATTTAATGGCTAGTTATGCGCTTCAATGGGAGTCTATTAGGATTTCGAAACAATGGGAATGCACCGAATATGATATGTTCGGCACTGCACCTAACCTAAAAAAGAACCACCCTCTGCATGGCGTACACATTTATAAAAAAGGATTTGGTGGCAACCTTTATCATAGAATGGGCTGCTGGGATTATCCTTACAACAAACAATTTTATGAAGCCTACAGGTTGCAAGAATTAAAAAATTAA
- a CDS encoding ArsR/SmtB family transcription factor, producing the protein MRRDIFQAIADPTRRAIIALIALQAMTPNAIAENFNSTRQAVSKHLRILTECALVKQEQHGREIYYSLEIEKMKEIDKWLEQYRKIWETRFDQLDNLLSIIKTNKK; encoded by the coding sequence ATGAGACGAGATATTTTTCAGGCAATCGCTGATCCAACAAGGCGCGCAATCATAGCCTTAATAGCATTACAGGCCATGACGCCAAATGCCATTGCTGAAAACTTCAATTCCACAAGACAAGCGGTTTCTAAACATTTACGGATATTGACGGAATGCGCATTGGTGAAGCAAGAGCAACATGGTAGAGAAATTTATTATTCACTTGAAATTGAGAAGATGAAAGAAATTGATAAATGGCTGGAACAATACAGGAAGATTTGGGAAACCCGGTTTGATCAACTTGACAATTTATTATCCATAATTAAAACAAATAAAAAATGA
- a CDS encoding SRPBCC family protein, translated as MKNNLLFDFTVDKTTKTVYVNKEFTADISLVWDAFTKQEILDQWWAPKPWASRTKTMNFEVGGKRFYAMVSPEGEEHWSLQKYTSISPKSNFKMLNAFADKEEHPDLPGSDWDLNFSEKDGITKVSISIYNDSLDRMEKMIEMGFKEGFTATLGSLETLLAGLS; from the coding sequence ATGAAAAACAATTTGCTATTCGATTTTACCGTTGACAAAACCACAAAAACGGTATATGTAAACAAAGAATTTACCGCTGACATTTCTTTGGTGTGGGATGCTTTTACCAAACAGGAAATTCTTGACCAATGGTGGGCGCCTAAACCCTGGGCGTCAAGAACAAAAACAATGAACTTCGAGGTAGGAGGTAAACGATTTTACGCTATGGTAAGTCCTGAAGGAGAGGAGCATTGGTCCTTACAGAAATATACTTCCATTAGCCCTAAATCCAATTTTAAGATGTTGAATGCTTTTGCTGATAAAGAGGAGCATCCGGATTTGCCAGGTTCTGACTGGGATCTTAATTTTAGTGAGAAGGATGGTATTACGAAAGTAAGTATCAGTATTTATAATGATTCTCTTGACCGAATGGAAAAAATGATAGAGATGGGATTCAAAGAAGGATTTACTGCAACTTTGGGAAGTTTAGAAACCTTGTTGGCGGGCCTTTCTTAA
- a CDS encoding cysteine hydrolase family protein gives MNNKTALLVMDMQMGITSRLPQQGEVLINKVADAIKAAREKNILVIFVRVGFRRGMPEVSPNNKSFSAMKGQMTDAQLEAFMQIHPKLEMSEKDILVNKKRVSAFSGSDLEMILRANDIAHLILTGIATSGIVLSTIREAFDKDYQQTVLSDACADTEEEVHQFLVQKIFPKQAAVKTIEDWKCTL, from the coding sequence ATGAACAACAAAACAGCATTATTAGTGATGGACATGCAAATGGGCATTACGAGCAGGTTGCCACAACAAGGCGAAGTCTTGATAAATAAGGTAGCTGATGCAATAAAGGCTGCGCGCGAAAAAAATATTTTAGTAATTTTTGTACGTGTAGGCTTCAGAAGGGGGATGCCGGAAGTGAGCCCCAATAACAAATCTTTTTCGGCAATGAAAGGCCAGATGACGGATGCTCAACTTGAAGCTTTTATGCAAATTCATCCAAAGCTGGAGATGTCGGAAAAAGATATTCTTGTGAATAAAAAGCGGGTCAGCGCATTTAGTGGAAGTGATTTAGAAATGATTCTGCGCGCTAATGATATTGCTCATTTGATACTTACCGGTATTGCTACGAGCGGCATTGTGCTGTCCACAATTAGAGAAGCATTTGACAAAGATTATCAACAAACTGTTTTATCGGATGCTTGTGCGGATACGGAAGAAGAAGTACACCAGTTTCTCGTGCAAAAGATATTCCCTAAGCAAGCTGCTGTTAAGACTATTGAAGATTGGAAATGTACTCTGTAG
- a CDS encoding NAD(P)-dependent alcohol dehydrogenase: METTTVKAFAAEAADKALKQVEIKRRVATETDIEIEILYCGVCHSDLHTARNDWGGTVYPAVPGHEIVGKVTKVGDKVTKLKVGDFAAVGCMVDSCRTCSSCLDDLEQYCENGFSGTYNGQDKHLGGKTFGGYSEKVVVDEHFVLKVPANLDLAATAPLLCAGITTWSPLRHWNVGKGSKVAVIGLGGLGHMAIKLAKGLGADVTLFSRSTSKEQDALDLGADKVIISTDEEQMKSVKSRFDVIIDTVPYIHDVNPYIATLNTNGTLVLVGYLGGLDPILNTVPMIMGRKSVAGSLIGGIAETQEMLDFCGEHNIVSEIEIIKMQEINEAYERMLKSDVKYRFVIDMASLKN, translated from the coding sequence ATGGAAACAACAACAGTAAAGGCTTTCGCGGCCGAAGCAGCAGATAAAGCATTAAAACAAGTTGAGATAAAACGCAGAGTCGCCACAGAAACGGATATAGAGATTGAGATACTATATTGCGGTGTTTGTCACTCAGATCTGCACACCGCTAGAAACGATTGGGGCGGCACGGTTTACCCGGCTGTACCCGGTCATGAAATTGTAGGTAAGGTAACAAAAGTGGGTGATAAAGTTACCAAACTAAAAGTAGGTGATTTTGCAGCTGTAGGCTGTATGGTAGATAGTTGCAGGACCTGCTCCAGCTGCCTCGATGATTTAGAACAATATTGCGAAAATGGTTTTTCCGGAACTTACAATGGTCAGGATAAACATTTAGGCGGAAAAACTTTTGGAGGTTATTCAGAGAAAGTGGTGGTAGATGAACATTTTGTATTAAAAGTACCGGCCAATTTAGACTTAGCAGCAACAGCACCCTTATTGTGTGCAGGTATTACGACCTGGTCGCCCCTGCGTCATTGGAATGTAGGTAAAGGGAGCAAAGTAGCAGTGATAGGTCTAGGCGGCTTAGGTCACATGGCAATAAAGCTAGCTAAAGGTTTAGGAGCTGATGTTACCTTGTTTTCCCGTTCAACTTCAAAAGAACAAGATGCATTGGATTTAGGTGCAGATAAAGTAATTATCTCAACCGATGAAGAACAAATGAAATCGGTAAAAAGCCGCTTTGATGTGATCATTGATACAGTACCCTATATACACGATGTAAACCCCTATATCGCCACATTAAATACGAATGGCACATTGGTGTTGGTAGGCTATTTAGGCGGATTAGATCCCATCTTAAATACTGTACCTATGATAATGGGAAGAAAATCAGTTGCCGGTTCACTTATCGGTGGTATTGCAGAAACCCAGGAAATGTTAGATTTCTGCGGTGAACATAATATCGTATCAGAAATTGAAATTATCAAGATGCAAGAGATTAATGAAGCTTATGAAAGAATGCTAAAAAGCGATGTAAAATATCGGTTTGTCATAGATATGGCTTCCTTGAAAAATTAA
- a CDS encoding MFS transporter, whose protein sequence is MNIKNTFIALRSRNFALFFSGQFISRVGMWMQRTAVIWVVYSMTHSIFMIGVATFAEQFPSFMFSLGGGLIADKYNRYKVLILTQTLSAIQAIALTAFAFSENFSITIILALSVFLGVVNAYDVPVRQSMIPETIDNAEDLHNAIALNSSLNTLARLIGPALAGFVLVKFGAATCFLANAISFIAVIGAIAAMKFPKGKFSMHKIKTKAKFKEALDYLAANKQISTVIWIAAISSLLILPYTTLLPVYAKEIFKGDAATFGWLNAAMGFGAFAGSFYLASLHKSADFRKILLFNSLLFGISLLLFSYSTNVYLALFFAMVGGYSSILQSSIIFTIVQSETDNQYRGRVVSLIAMAIFGMLPLGSLLVGYIAPIWGTQFTVFIEGILGIMLGIAFSKNLMSTSKKLKQIRNEQQNSIISDGHANGHYEQVATTRRSLDK, encoded by the coding sequence ATGAACATAAAAAATACTTTCATCGCCCTTAGAAGTCGCAACTTTGCATTGTTTTTTTCGGGTCAATTTATTTCTCGAGTGGGAATGTGGATGCAGCGGACAGCTGTAATTTGGGTCGTGTACAGTATGACGCATAGTATTTTTATGATTGGTGTAGCCACTTTTGCAGAGCAATTCCCCTCTTTTATGTTTTCTTTAGGAGGCGGGCTTATCGCAGATAAATATAACCGCTATAAAGTACTTATTCTTACGCAGACCTTATCAGCTATTCAGGCTATAGCATTGACTGCCTTTGCTTTCTCCGAAAATTTTAGCATTACAATCATTCTCGCATTAAGTGTGTTCTTAGGTGTCGTCAATGCTTATGATGTTCCGGTAAGGCAGTCGATGATTCCGGAAACTATTGATAATGCCGAAGATTTACATAATGCGATCGCCTTAAATTCTTCTTTGAATACTTTGGCTAGGTTAATCGGCCCGGCCCTAGCCGGATTTGTTTTAGTGAAATTTGGTGCTGCAACATGTTTCCTGGCCAATGCCATTAGTTTTATAGCTGTAATTGGAGCAATTGCTGCTATGAAATTTCCCAAGGGTAAATTCAGTATGCACAAAATAAAAACGAAAGCTAAATTTAAAGAGGCATTAGACTATCTGGCAGCGAATAAACAGATATCCACCGTTATTTGGATTGCCGCAATTTCCAGCCTTTTAATTCTTCCATACACAACATTATTACCTGTTTACGCCAAGGAAATTTTTAAAGGGGACGCGGCTACTTTTGGTTGGCTAAATGCAGCGATGGGGTTTGGTGCATTTGCCGGCTCATTTTATCTTGCCTCTTTACATAAATCGGCTGACTTTAGGAAAATATTACTTTTTAATAGTCTGCTGTTTGGCATAAGTTTATTGCTGTTTTCCTATTCGACGAATGTCTATCTGGCGCTATTTTTTGCCATGGTCGGCGGCTATAGTTCTATTTTGCAATCCTCCATCATCTTTACCATCGTTCAAAGTGAAACTGATAATCAATACAGAGGGCGGGTAGTGAGTCTAATAGCAATGGCAATTTTTGGAATGCTGCCTTTGGGGAGCCTATTGGTAGGTTATATAGCACCCATATGGGGAACCCAATTTACGGTATTTATTGAAGGAATATTGGGTATTATGTTGGGAATTGCCTTCTCAAAAAATTTAATGAGTACATCAAAGAAATTAAAACAAATAAGAAATGAACAACAAAACAGCATTATTAGTGATGGACATGCAAATGGGCATTACGAGCAGGTTGCCACAACAAGGCGAAGTCTTGATAAATAA
- a CDS encoding arylsulfatase, whose amino-acid sequence MNKEEKNKISRKEAFKRLGGLALFPLATSSLGNFKTDWDENPITASVRKGNKETNSPNILFIMDDQHRGDYMGCAGNNWIKTPHIDALAKEGARFANFYCAVPSCTPARTSLLTGLTPWNHGMLGYMNNIAQYYRLTMPQFFSEMGYETIVAGKNHFGPPRNTQGYMSINLEEGWYSKNKNGFICDYEAWFNRVAPGKDINATHLSYNDNRGGVPFPYADELHATYWTAEKAIDFLRKSHKEYPWFLKLSFQRPHPPFDPPKRWMDYYESLELPKPHVSNWAQEKYKNKRTSMLKMPEASSAIFPDDEVKASRAAYAGSISFVDEQIGRVIKTLKETGQYENTFILFCSDHGEMLGDQHMWRKCRPYQPSANVPLIIRWPSNIGHFNYKRGQIRNELVELRDIFPTFADVSDLTIPSKIDGESILKILKETNDWRTSLSLEHSLEYEPDNAWVAIRDDRYKYIFYTLTGFEQLYDLQEDPYELDSIIAETSANNVYKKLYNSLVEELSIRGEVWVKDGKLQIQKKSLLVGNNFPRYKFNQSY is encoded by the coding sequence ATGAACAAAGAAGAAAAAAATAAGATATCCCGCAAAGAGGCCTTCAAAAGACTTGGGGGTCTCGCTTTATTTCCTTTAGCAACTTCTTCGTTAGGGAATTTTAAAACAGATTGGGATGAGAACCCCATTACAGCATCTGTAAGAAAAGGAAACAAAGAAACAAATAGCCCAAATATTTTGTTTATTATGGATGATCAGCACCGCGGAGACTATATGGGTTGTGCCGGGAATAATTGGATTAAGACACCGCATATAGATGCACTAGCGAAGGAGGGTGCACGCTTTGCTAATTTTTATTGTGCGGTCCCTTCGTGTACACCGGCACGTACAAGCCTGCTTACAGGGCTTACACCTTGGAATCATGGAATGCTAGGCTATATGAATAATATAGCGCAATATTACAGACTCACAATGCCCCAGTTTTTTTCAGAAATGGGTTATGAAACCATTGTTGCGGGCAAGAATCATTTTGGGCCACCACGCAATACACAAGGTTATATGTCTATTAATTTAGAAGAGGGTTGGTATTCCAAAAACAAGAATGGTTTTATATGTGATTATGAAGCATGGTTTAATAGGGTTGCTCCTGGAAAAGATATCAATGCAACACATTTGAGTTACAATGATAATCGGGGAGGAGTTCCATTTCCGTACGCCGATGAATTGCATGCAACATACTGGACTGCTGAGAAGGCAATAGATTTTCTGAGAAAAAGCCATAAAGAATATCCTTGGTTTCTAAAGCTTTCTTTTCAACGACCGCATCCTCCATTTGATCCGCCAAAACGATGGATGGATTATTATGAAAGTTTGGAGTTGCCTAAGCCTCATGTAAGTAATTGGGCGCAAGAAAAATATAAGAACAAAAGAACATCGATGTTAAAAATGCCAGAGGCATCCTCTGCTATTTTTCCTGATGATGAAGTAAAAGCCTCAAGAGCTGCTTATGCAGGATCCATTTCTTTTGTGGATGAACAGATAGGAAGAGTTATAAAAACATTAAAGGAGACGGGTCAATATGAGAATACGTTTATTCTATTTTGTTCTGATCATGGTGAAATGCTGGGTGACCAGCATATGTGGCGTAAATGCAGGCCCTATCAACCTTCAGCTAATGTTCCCTTAATAATCCGATGGCCATCAAATATTGGTCACTTTAATTATAAAAGAGGACAAATAAGAAATGAATTGGTGGAGCTGAGAGATATATTTCCCACATTTGCTGATGTATCTGATCTTACTATTCCATCCAAAATAGATGGAGAAAGTATTTTAAAAATTTTGAAGGAAACAAATGATTGGAGAACTAGCTTAAGTTTAGAACATAGTCTGGAATATGAGCCGGATAATGCCTGGGTGGCCATTAGAGATGATCGTTATAAATATATTTTTTATACTTTAACCGGGTTTGAACAGCTTTATGATTTGCAAGAAGATCCCTATGAACTAGATAGTATTATAGCAGAAACGTCGGCAAATAATGTTTATAAAAAATTGTATAATTCCTTGGTAGAGGAGCTTTCAATCCGAGGCGAGGTTTGGGTAAAAGATGGTAAGCTTCAGATCCAGAAAAAATCATTGTTGGTAGGTAATAACTTTCCTCGTTATAAATTCAATCAAAGCTATTGA